In one window of Nocardia brasiliensis DNA:
- a CDS encoding SDR family oxidoreductase: MTVAVTGASGQLGRLVVESLLRADAGPIVAIVRDPQRVAELAERGVQVRQAGYDDAAALDRALAGVDRLLLVSGNEFGARVAQHTNVIRAAERAGVRLLAYTSIPRGADNPLILAQEHIGTEAVLAESTVPHVILRNSWYWENYLGGLAHTVESGVLHGAAGAGRVSGAARADYADAAAQVLTTDGHEGQIYELGGDEHLTYAELAQVISTAAGKPVRYENLAEADYLAALVRAGLPEDYARALADADTGIAAGVLDVTSGHLQKLLGRPSTPALEVFRAALA, translated from the coding sequence ATGACCGTCGCCGTCACCGGGGCCAGTGGGCAGCTGGGCCGTCTTGTCGTCGAATCGCTGCTGCGCGCGGACGCCGGGCCGATCGTGGCGATCGTGCGCGATCCGCAGCGCGTCGCCGAGCTGGCCGAACGCGGTGTGCAGGTCAGGCAGGCGGGCTACGACGACGCCGCGGCGCTCGATCGCGCGCTGGCCGGTGTCGACCGGTTGCTGCTCGTGTCCGGGAACGAGTTCGGCGCGCGAGTCGCCCAGCACACCAATGTCATTCGCGCCGCAGAGCGGGCCGGCGTGCGACTGCTCGCCTACACCAGCATTCCGCGCGGCGCCGACAATCCGCTCATCCTGGCGCAGGAGCACATCGGCACCGAGGCGGTGCTCGCCGAATCGACTGTCCCGCATGTGATCCTGCGCAACAGCTGGTATTGGGAGAACTACCTCGGCGGCCTCGCGCACACCGTCGAGTCGGGCGTGCTGCACGGTGCCGCGGGTGCGGGCCGGGTATCGGGCGCGGCTCGTGCCGACTACGCCGATGCGGCCGCGCAGGTGCTCACCACCGACGGGCACGAGGGGCAGATCTATGAGCTCGGCGGCGACGAGCACCTCACCTATGCCGAACTGGCCCAGGTGATCTCGACGGCGGCGGGCAAGCCGGTGCGCTACGAGAATCTCGCCGAGGCGGACTATCTCGCGGCCCTGGTGCGTGCCGGTCTGCCCGAGGATTACGCGCGGGCACTGGCCGACGCGGACACGGGCATCGCCGCGGGCGTGCTCGACGTCACCAGCGGTCACCTGCAGAAGCTGCTCGGTCGCCCGTCTACTCCCGCGCTCGAGGTCTTCCGCGCCGCGCTCGCCTGA